A single genomic interval of Orcinus orca chromosome 19, mOrcOrc1.1, whole genome shotgun sequence harbors:
- the LOC101279719 gene encoding fibroblast growth factor 11-like, whose translation MSLSPETQLKGIVTKLFCRQRFYLQANPDGSIQGTPEDTSSFTHFNLIPVGLCVVTIQSAKLGHYVAMNAEGLLYSSPHFTAECRFKECVFENYYVLYASALYHQRRSGRAWYLGLDKEGQVMKGNRVKKTKAAAHFVPKLLEVAACRI comes from the exons ATGTCTCTCTCTCCAGAGACTCAGCTCAAAGGCATCGTCACCAAACTGTTCTGCCGCCAGCGTTTCTACCTCCAGGCGAATCCCGATGGGAGCATCCAGGGCACCCCAGAGGACACCAGCTCTTTCA cccacttCAACCTGATCCCTGTGGGGCTCTGTGTAGTCACCATCCAGAGTGCCAAGCTGGGTCACTACGTGGCCATGAACGCTGAGGGGCTGCTCTACAGCTCG CCACATTTCACAGCTGAGTGTCGCTTTAAGGAGTGCGTCTTTGAGAATTACTATGTCCTGTACGCCTCTGCTCTCTATCACCAGCGTCGTTCTGGCCGGGCCTGGTACCTGGGCCTGGACAAGGAGGGCCAAGTCATGAAGGGAAATCGAGTCAAGAAGACCAAGGCAGCCGCCCACTTTGTGCCCAAGCTCCTGGAGG
- the LOC101279217 gene encoding transmembrane protein 102-like translates to MASAVWGSAPWWGPPPPAPARPLTDIDFCSGAQLKELTQLIQELGVQASWSEGPKPGPDLLQAKDFVFSLLGLVHRRDPRFPPQAELLLLRCGIREGSLDLGPAPLGPYARGPHYDAGFTLLVPVLSLDGTGQELQPDVESCYTWLFLPEQVRGTSVREAWQDCLGPPVPGGRDSIHPAQSKETPKDPQISVDQLHVTEPEAHESLENSPSNVSVPELPQQDVTDVGFPSPPKKTDGDVTKATDVSPVPQTLEAPEAWTTLCPAQVAAWFSVSLAAVTESPFPVPGAPRLVHAARHAGLTTILLATPGPPRRLLLFDLIPVVSVAGWPQGPRSHSWAGPLASESSSFYLVPAGGGGTERPDASGWQLCFARQELALKTRISVPLLQAHAAAQALLRPLVARTRVAAPYLLRTLLYWACERLSAPSLARAENAGACCLGLLDELGRVLEAGTLPHYFLSGQKLRAGDCAASLLGALARCGRGQGCTQGGAS, encoded by the exons ATGGCTTCCGCGGTCTGGGGGAGTGCTCCCTGGTGGGGCCcaccgcccccagccccagcccggcCGCTCACGGACATCGACTTCTGCTCTGGGGCGCAGCTGAAAGAACTAACCCAGCTGATCCAGGAGCTGGGTGTGCAGGCGAGCTGGAGTGAAGGTCCCAAGCCAGGACCAGATCTCCTCCAGGCCAAggactttgttttctctttgcttg GTCTCGTTCACCGCCGGGACCCTCGCTTTCCTCCTCAGGCAGAGCTCCTGCTGCTTCGTTGCGGGATTCGCGAGGGCTCCCTGGATCTGGGGCCTGCGCCTCTAGGTCCCTACGCTCGGGGACCTCACTACGACGCCGGCTTCACACTCCTGGTGCCCGTGCTTTCGCTAGATGGCACTGGGCAGGAGCTGCAACCGGACGTGGAATCGTGTTACACATGGCTCTTCCTCCCAGAGCAGGTACGCGGAACCTCGGTCCGGGAGGCATGGCAGGATTGCCTAGGACCCCCAGTCCCAGGAGGACGTGATTCGATCCACCCAGCCCAAAGCAAAGAAACTCCCAAGGATCCGCAAATCTCCGTGGACCAGCTACACGTCACTGAGCCTGAGGCACACGAGTCTTTGGAAAACTCACCTAGTAATGTTTCAGTGCCAGAATTGCCTCAACAAGACGTAACCGATGTTGGCTTTCCCTCACCACCGAAAAAAACGGATGGTGACGTCACCAAAGCAACCGACGTTAGCCCAGTGCCACAGACGTTGGAGGCTCCGGAGGCATGGACCACATTGTGCCCCGCCCAGGTGGCTGCCTGGTTCTCTGTTTCGCTGGCTGCGGTCACTGAGTCCCCGTTTCCGGTTCCGGGTGCCCCGCGCTTGGTCCACGCAGCCCGCCACGCGGGGCTCACCACCATCCTCCTGGCTACGCCCGGGCCCCCGCGCCGCCTCCTGCTTTTCGACTTGATCCCCGTGGTGTCTGTGGCCGGCTGGCCCCAGGGGCCTCGGAGCCACTCGTGGGCCGGCCCGCTGGCTTCGGAGTCGTCTTCCTTCTACCTGGTGCCCGCCGGCGGCGGCGGCACAGAGCGGCCGGACGCCTCCGGCTGGCAGCTCTGCTTCGCCCGCCAAGAGCTGGCGCTCAAGACGCGCATATCCGTTCCCCTGCTGCAAGCGCACGCGGCGGCTCAGGCGCTGCTGCGCCCTCTGGTGGCCAGGACTAGGGTCGCGGCGCCCTACCTCCTGCGGACGTTGCTCTACTGGGCGTGTGAGCGGCTGTCCGCGCCCTCTCTGGCGCGAGCCGAGAATGCGGGCGCCTGCTGCCTCGGGCTGCTGGATGAGCTGGGCCGGGTGCTCGAGGCCGGGACGCTGCCCCACTATTTTCTGAGTGGCCAAAAGCTCCGTGCGGGGGACTGCGCCGCTTCGCTGCTCGGGGCGTTGGCCCGCTGTGGAAGAGGCCAAGGCTGCACGCAAGGGGGGGCGTCTTAG